Proteins encoded by one window of Halomonas sp. SH5A2:
- a CDS encoding sugar phosphate isomerase/epimerase family protein, whose protein sequence is MKTIQGPALFLAQFAGDDAPFNSLDSIAAWAAGLGYKGVQIPSWDARMIDLKRAAESTTYCDEIKGTLAEHGLSLTELSTHLQGQLVAVHPVYDEMFDGFAVPEVRGNPKARQAWAVDQLKLAAKASQNLGLTDHGTFSGSLAWPFIYPWPQRPAGLVETAFDELASRWRPILDAFDEAGVNLCYEIHPGEDLHDGITFEMFLERVGHHPRCHILYDPSHLILQQLDYRGFLDVYREHIQMFHVKDAEFNPSPKQGVYSGYQSWTERAGRFRSLGDGQIDFKSIFSWMAANDYHGWAVLEWECCLKHPEVGAREGATFIRDHIIEVTERAFDDFADGGSDETANRRILGL, encoded by the coding sequence ATGAAAACGATCCAAGGGCCGGCGCTGTTTCTCGCCCAGTTCGCCGGTGACGATGCACCGTTTAACAGCCTCGATAGCATTGCCGCCTGGGCAGCGGGGCTTGGCTATAAGGGCGTGCAGATTCCCAGTTGGGATGCGCGCATGATCGATTTAAAACGCGCCGCCGAGAGCACCACGTATTGCGATGAGATCAAGGGCACTCTGGCCGAACATGGCTTGTCGCTTACCGAACTCTCCACTCATTTGCAGGGCCAATTGGTCGCGGTGCATCCGGTTTATGATGAGATGTTTGATGGCTTTGCGGTTCCTGAGGTACGCGGAAACCCCAAGGCGCGACAGGCGTGGGCGGTGGATCAGCTCAAGCTGGCCGCCAAGGCGTCGCAGAACCTTGGCCTCACCGACCACGGCACTTTTTCCGGGTCGCTGGCGTGGCCGTTTATCTACCCTTGGCCCCAACGCCCGGCGGGACTCGTCGAAACCGCATTTGACGAGCTTGCAAGTCGCTGGCGGCCGATTCTGGATGCCTTCGACGAGGCGGGGGTGAACCTCTGCTACGAAATTCATCCCGGCGAAGACCTCCACGATGGCATCACCTTTGAGATGTTCCTGGAGAGGGTCGGCCATCACCCGCGCTGCCACATTCTCTACGACCCCAGCCATCTGATTCTGCAGCAGCTCGACTACCGCGGCTTTCTGGACGTGTATCGCGAGCATATTCAGATGTTCCACGTTAAGGACGCCGAGTTTAACCCCAGCCCCAAACAGGGCGTCTACTCTGGTTATCAGTCGTGGACAGAGCGCGCGGGTCGTTTCCGCTCCCTGGGCGATGGCCAGATCGACTTCAAGTCGATCTTCTCGTGGATGGCGGCCAACGACTACCACGGCTGGGCGGTGCTGGAGTGGGAGTGCTGCTTGAAGCACCCGGAAGTCGGCGCCCGTGAAGGCGCGACCTTTATCCGCGACCACATCATTGAGGTGACCGAGCGGGCGTTTGACGACTTCGCCGACGGCGGCTCCGATGAAACAGCCAATCGACGCATCCTGGGTCTTTAA
- a CDS encoding ABC transporter substrate-binding protein: MPTIKTAVATFVTTAALTSALGLSSAAVAQEHTIGVSIPAATHGWTGGVNYHAEEAKNRLEALYPDIEITISTASTPGEQANDLEDLVSLRNIDALVVLPFESGPLTDPVRRVKESGVFVTVVDRGLNQEGIEDLYVAGNNHELGRVSGEYIRERLDGEGDIVVLRGIPTVIDDERVEGFQEAIEGSDVNILDMQHANWNRDDGFEVMQDYLSRFDKIDAVWAQDDDIALGVIEAVRQADREDELFIVGGAGMKDIIKRVMEGDELVPVDVLYPPAMIATAMDLTVQHFVSNGPVVGEYILGSPLITEENAEQYYFPDSPF; the protein is encoded by the coding sequence ATGCCAACCATCAAGACAGCAGTGGCAACCTTCGTTACCACCGCAGCGCTCACGTCCGCATTGGGGCTTTCCAGCGCTGCCGTGGCCCAGGAACATACCATCGGGGTCTCGATTCCGGCCGCGACCCATGGCTGGACGGGCGGGGTCAACTATCACGCCGAGGAAGCGAAAAATCGCCTTGAGGCGCTGTACCCGGATATTGAAATTACCATCTCTACGGCGAGCACACCCGGTGAGCAAGCCAATGATCTGGAAGACCTGGTATCGCTGCGCAATATCGACGCGCTGGTGGTGCTGCCGTTTGAATCCGGTCCACTGACCGACCCGGTTAGGCGCGTCAAAGAGTCCGGCGTGTTCGTTACCGTGGTGGACCGGGGGCTTAACCAAGAAGGCATCGAGGATCTATACGTAGCAGGCAACAACCACGAATTAGGCCGCGTATCTGGCGAGTACATCCGTGAGCGCCTGGATGGTGAAGGCGACATTGTGGTGCTGCGCGGCATCCCGACCGTGATTGACGACGAGCGTGTCGAAGGCTTCCAGGAGGCCATCGAAGGGTCCGACGTCAATATCCTCGATATGCAGCACGCCAACTGGAATCGTGACGATGGCTTTGAGGTCATGCAGGACTACCTGTCGCGCTTCGACAAGATCGATGCCGTCTGGGCTCAGGATGACGATATCGCCCTCGGTGTCATTGAAGCGGTGCGCCAGGCGGATCGCGAAGACGAGCTGTTTATTGTCGGCGGTGCGGGCATGAAGGACATCATCAAGCGGGTCATGGAAGGCGATGAGCTGGTGCCGGTAGACGTACTGTATCCGCCCGCCATGATCGCCACAGCGATGGACCTGACCGTGCAGCACTTCGTCTCCAATGGTCCGGTGGTGGGCGAGTACATCCTCGGCTCGCCGCTGATCACCGAAGAGAACGCCGAGCAATATTACTTCCCTGACTCGCCGTTCTGA
- a CDS encoding ABC transporter permease, producing MPNHKTTTSKGFSVDLKTWGPFVALVVLALLGVLINPAFLGLDNLSNMLTRSAFIGIIAIGATFVITAGGLDLSVGSMAAFIAGVMIILMNSLVDQFGAGLTTVLFGVGASLLLGLCAGFINGMVTTKGKIEAFIVTLGTMGIYRSLVTYLADGGTLTLDWAVRDIYRPVYYGSFLGITIPVWVFLLVAIIGYILLNYTRFGRYCFAIGSNEKVAEYSAIHVDRIKTMTYMLQGVCVALATIIYVPRLGSASGATGVLWELEAIAAVIIGGTMLKGGHGRIWGTVVGAIMLTMIGNILNLTDAISNYLNGTVQGVIIIVAVYLQRASWRKPGH from the coding sequence ATGCCTAATCACAAAACGACAACATCGAAAGGGTTCTCCGTTGACCTGAAAACCTGGGGGCCCTTTGTGGCGCTGGTGGTCCTGGCGCTACTCGGCGTGCTGATCAACCCGGCGTTTCTGGGGCTGGATAACCTTTCAAACATGCTCACCCGCAGCGCCTTTATCGGCATTATTGCCATCGGCGCGACCTTCGTGATTACCGCCGGCGGGCTGGATCTGTCGGTCGGGTCGATGGCGGCTTTTATCGCCGGGGTGATGATCATTCTAATGAACAGCCTGGTCGATCAGTTTGGCGCGGGGCTTACCACCGTGCTGTTTGGCGTGGGCGCCTCGCTGCTGCTGGGGCTATGCGCTGGCTTTATCAACGGTATGGTGACCACCAAAGGCAAGATCGAGGCGTTCATCGTCACCCTTGGCACCATGGGGATTTACCGCTCGCTGGTCACTTACCTTGCCGATGGCGGCACCCTGACGCTGGACTGGGCGGTGCGCGATATCTATCGCCCGGTGTATTACGGCAGCTTTTTGGGGATCACCATCCCTGTTTGGGTGTTTCTGTTGGTCGCCATTATTGGCTACATCCTGCTCAACTACACGCGCTTCGGGCGCTACTGTTTTGCCATCGGCTCCAATGAAAAGGTCGCCGAATACAGCGCCATCCACGTCGACCGCATCAAGACCATGACTTACATGCTGCAAGGCGTGTGCGTGGCCCTGGCGACGATTATCTATGTGCCCCGGCTGGGCTCTGCCTCAGGGGCTACCGGGGTGCTCTGGGAGCTGGAGGCAATTGCCGCCGTCATTATTGGCGGCACCATGCTGAAAGGTGGCCACGGGCGCATCTGGGGCACGGTGGTGGGTGCCATCATGCTGACCATGATTGGCAATATTCTCAACCTGACCGACGCCATTTCCAACTATCTCAACGGTACGGTGCAGGGGGTCATCATCATTGTGGCGGTCTACCTGCAGCGCGCCTCTTGGAGAAAACCCGGGCACTAA
- a CDS encoding sugar ABC transporter ATP-binding protein has translation MLLSARQICRSFGENQVLFDVDLDLEAGDVHALLGENGAGKSTLVKILAGYLRPTSGEVFLDGKQQYYRSSGEAEADGVVMIHQELALAEQLSVEENIFLGRELRRGLFLNRRAMRERSKEVLAELETHVDPRARVKDLSTSDQQMVEIAKAITRDVRVLIMDEPTATLTENEVKVLFELIDRLRERGVAILYISHKLREIEQIADRVTVLRDGHLIDSGLMAGRSKEELARLMVGREINEMYPPRTNLAADAPLVLEARDIVVPGAVKQASFTLRRGEVLGFGGVVGAGRTALIEAVLGLRGKSAGQVLRNGQPVVLKNLRDAAHQRIAYLTEDRKGKGLVLNMDLRSNVTLLNLRAYCHPLIDRRREEQAYQQAIQRFDIRLRTAARTASELSGGNQQKLLLAKVMSIDPEVVIINEPTRGIDVGTKHQIYHFIRELTESGCSVILISSEMGELIGLSHRVAVMCAGVLTGVLEGEQINEQEIMQYASGIKGVGVDEQRHA, from the coding sequence ATGCTCTTATCGGCGCGGCAGATCTGCCGCTCTTTCGGCGAAAATCAGGTGTTATTCGACGTTGATCTCGACCTTGAGGCGGGAGATGTGCACGCCTTGCTGGGCGAGAACGGCGCCGGTAAATCGACCTTGGTGAAAATCCTTGCGGGGTATCTTCGTCCCACCTCGGGCGAGGTGTTTCTCGACGGTAAACAACAGTACTACCGCTCCAGCGGCGAGGCAGAAGCCGACGGGGTGGTCATGATCCACCAGGAATTGGCGCTGGCGGAACAGCTTAGCGTTGAAGAAAACATCTTCTTGGGCCGCGAGCTACGCCGAGGACTATTTCTCAACCGGCGAGCCATGCGTGAACGCAGCAAAGAGGTGTTGGCTGAGCTTGAAACTCATGTGGATCCCCGTGCCCGTGTGAAAGACTTGAGCACCTCTGATCAGCAAATGGTCGAGATCGCCAAGGCGATCACCCGCGATGTGCGCGTGCTGATCATGGATGAGCCCACCGCCACGCTTACCGAAAACGAAGTAAAGGTACTGTTCGAGCTGATAGACCGCCTGCGTGAGCGGGGCGTGGCGATTCTGTATATCTCCCACAAACTGCGCGAAATTGAGCAGATTGCCGACCGTGTGACGGTGCTGCGCGATGGCCATTTGATTGACAGCGGTCTCATGGCCGGGCGCAGCAAGGAGGAACTGGCGCGGCTGATGGTGGGCCGGGAAATTAACGAGATGTACCCGCCGCGTACGAATTTGGCGGCCGATGCGCCGCTGGTGCTGGAAGCGCGGGATATAGTGGTGCCCGGCGCGGTCAAGCAGGCCAGCTTTACCCTGCGGCGTGGCGAGGTGCTTGGTTTTGGCGGCGTAGTGGGGGCAGGTCGAACGGCGTTGATTGAAGCGGTGCTGGGCCTGCGCGGTAAAAGTGCGGGTCAAGTGTTACGCAACGGCCAGCCGGTCGTGTTGAAAAATTTGCGTGATGCGGCGCACCAGCGAATTGCCTATTTGACAGAGGATCGCAAAGGCAAAGGCCTGGTGCTCAATATGGATCTGCGCTCCAACGTTACCCTGCTCAATTTACGCGCATATTGCCATCCGCTTATCGATCGCCGCCGTGAAGAGCAAGCCTACCAGCAGGCCATTCAACGCTTTGATATCCGCCTGCGCACGGCCGCGCGCACCGCCTCCGAGCTCTCTGGCGGTAACCAGCAGAAACTGCTGCTTGCCAAGGTGATGTCTATTGACCCTGAAGTCGTGATTATCAATGAGCCGACTCGCGGTATCGATGTGGGTACCAAACACCAGATCTATCACTTTATTCGTGAGCTTACCGAATCGGGCTGCTCGGTCATCCTGATCTCCTCGGAGATGGGCGAGTTGATCGGGCTTTCCCACCGCGTCGCGGTCATGTGCGCGGGCGTGCTCACCGGGGTGCTCGAAGGCGAGCAGATTAACGAACAAGAAATCATGCAGTACGCATCCGGCATCAAGGGAGTAGGGGTAGATGAGCAGCGTCATGCCTAA
- a CDS encoding ROK family transcriptional regulator: MALASTDTSRHDNTLAVIRTLRDQGPVARIDLGTLNSISSATVTSISAELLQQGLIGERPPETPRPNGRGRPKTLIELDPNAACVVCIKLSINEIQLVVGDFAGQVRHSEHHAVSTLTLDADDLETLLEDRISAVCDHQLKDFQRLAGICLAVQGVVSSQSGMIIWSPALSFRNAPISARLAKRFHCSVLLENDANCIASLLAAQPTYADSPNLVVIMLGYGIGMSVLINGVPFLGANGSAAEFGHSKYQPDGARCACGRRGCIEAYASDYALYRAAADYLELPTGDSAHPSEQQMQALTQLALHGNPVAQGIYAEAGRALGYGIANVMALFNPDLVLITGSGVRGFEAMQAAMHSAIDDALVAELRGTTRIESCAWDRDMTCMGGIAMTLNATDGETLLDSQTAREA; encoded by the coding sequence ATGGCCCTAGCGTCCACTGACACCAGCCGCCACGATAATACCCTGGCGGTGATTCGAACCCTGCGCGACCAAGGGCCGGTTGCACGCATCGATCTTGGCACCCTCAACAGCATTAGCTCCGCCACCGTCACTTCGATCAGCGCCGAGTTACTCCAACAGGGCTTGATCGGTGAACGCCCCCCAGAAACACCGCGCCCGAACGGCCGAGGCCGGCCGAAAACCCTGATTGAACTCGACCCCAATGCCGCCTGCGTGGTGTGCATCAAACTTTCGATCAATGAAATTCAACTGGTAGTGGGGGACTTCGCGGGCCAGGTACGCCATAGCGAGCACCATGCGGTATCCACCTTGACGCTCGATGCCGACGATCTGGAAACGCTGTTGGAAGACAGGATCAGCGCTGTTTGTGATCACCAGCTAAAGGATTTTCAGCGCCTGGCGGGAATCTGCCTGGCGGTGCAGGGCGTGGTGTCGTCGCAAAGCGGTATGATTATCTGGTCTCCCGCTTTAAGCTTTCGTAACGCACCGATATCGGCGCGGTTAGCGAAACGTTTTCACTGCAGCGTCCTGCTGGAAAATGACGCCAACTGTATCGCCAGCTTACTGGCGGCACAGCCCACTTACGCTGACAGCCCCAACCTGGTGGTCATTATGCTGGGTTACGGTATCGGCATGTCGGTGTTGATTAACGGCGTGCCATTTCTGGGGGCGAATGGTTCAGCGGCCGAGTTTGGGCATAGCAAATATCAGCCCGATGGCGCCCGTTGCGCCTGCGGGCGACGCGGCTGCATCGAAGCCTATGCCAGCGACTACGCGCTCTATCGCGCCGCCGCAGACTATTTAGAACTCCCCACCGGCGACAGCGCACACCCCTCCGAGCAGCAGATGCAGGCGCTGACCCAACTGGCATTACACGGTAATCCGGTAGCTCAGGGAATCTATGCCGAGGCGGGTCGCGCCTTGGGCTACGGCATCGCCAATGTAATGGCGCTGTTCAACCCTGACCTGGTACTGATTACCGGTTCTGGCGTGCGCGGTTTTGAGGCGATGCAAGCCGCCATGCACAGCGCCATTGATGACGCCCTGGTGGCCGAACTGAGGGGCACCACCCGCATCGAAAGCTGCGCCTGGGACCGGGATATGACCTGCATGGGCGGCATCGCCATGACGCTGAACGCTACCGACGGCGAGACGCTACTAGATAGCCAAACCGCCCGTGAAGCCTAG
- a CDS encoding IlvD/Edd family dehydratase — protein MSDRKPPLRSAQWFGTADKNGFMYRSWMKNQGIPDHEFQGKPIIGICNTWSELSPCNAHFRKLADHVKQGVLEAGGYPVEFPVFSNGESNLRPTAMFTRNLASMDVEEAIRGNPIDAVVLLVGCDKTTPALLMGAASCDIPTIVVTGGPMLNGKHKGKDIGSGTVVWKLSEQVKAGEISLHDFMAAEAGMSRSAGTCNTMGTASTMACMAESLGTSLPHNAAIPAVDSRRYVLAHLSGNRIVEMVDEDLRLSKILTKEAFDNAIRTNAAIGGSTNAVIHLKAIAGRVGVDLTLDDWSRVGRGTPTVVDLQPSGRYLMEEFYYAGGLPAVLKRLGDADQLPYKDALTVNGKTLWENVQDAPLYNDDVIRPLDNPLTADGGICVLRGNLAPNGAVLKPSAATAELMQHRGRAVVFEDFDDYKARINDPDLDVEANDILVMKHCGPRGYHGMAEVGNMGLPPKILAQGITDMVRISDARMSGTAYGTVVLHVAPEAAAGGPLAAVRNGDWIELDCDSGRLHLEISDEELASRLAESDPTAASTLIASQGGYRQLYIERVLQADEGCDFDFLVGCRGAEVPRHSH, from the coding sequence ATGTCTGATCGCAAGCCACCCCTTCGCTCTGCCCAGTGGTTCGGCACCGCTGACAAGAACGGCTTCATGTACCGCAGTTGGATGAAAAACCAGGGCATTCCCGACCATGAGTTCCAGGGCAAACCGATTATCGGGATCTGTAACACCTGGTCGGAACTGTCTCCCTGCAATGCGCATTTCCGCAAGCTGGCGGACCACGTCAAGCAAGGGGTGCTTGAAGCAGGCGGCTACCCGGTGGAGTTTCCGGTATTCTCCAACGGCGAGTCCAACCTGCGCCCCACGGCGATGTTTACCCGTAACCTGGCGAGTATGGACGTGGAAGAAGCCATTCGCGGCAACCCCATTGATGCCGTGGTGCTGCTGGTCGGCTGCGACAAGACCACCCCGGCGCTGCTGATGGGCGCGGCGAGCTGCGATATTCCCACCATCGTGGTGACCGGCGGACCCATGCTCAATGGCAAGCACAAGGGCAAGGACATCGGCTCTGGCACCGTGGTGTGGAAGCTCTCCGAGCAGGTCAAGGCCGGTGAGATCTCGCTCCACGACTTTATGGCCGCGGAAGCCGGCATGTCCCGCTCCGCGGGCACCTGCAACACCATGGGTACCGCCTCCACCATGGCCTGCATGGCCGAATCCCTGGGCACCTCACTGCCCCACAATGCGGCGATCCCCGCGGTGGATTCCCGCCGTTACGTGCTTGCCCATCTCTCCGGTAACCGTATCGTCGAGATGGTCGATGAAGACCTGCGGCTGTCGAAAATCCTTACCAAGGAAGCCTTCGATAACGCCATTCGCACCAACGCAGCCATCGGCGGTTCGACCAACGCGGTGATTCACCTCAAGGCGATTGCCGGTCGGGTTGGTGTCGATCTGACCCTGGACGACTGGAGCCGGGTCGGGCGCGGCACCCCCACGGTGGTCGATCTGCAGCCCTCGGGTCGCTATCTGATGGAAGAGTTCTACTACGCCGGTGGTTTACCTGCGGTACTCAAGCGTCTCGGCGACGCCGACCAGCTGCCTTACAAAGACGCCTTGACCGTCAACGGCAAAACCCTGTGGGAGAACGTCCAGGACGCGCCGCTGTACAACGACGACGTGATTCGCCCGCTGGACAATCCGCTCACTGCGGATGGCGGCATCTGCGTGCTGCGCGGCAACCTCGCCCCCAACGGCGCGGTGCTCAAACCCTCGGCGGCGACCGCCGAGCTGATGCAGCACCGTGGCCGTGCGGTGGTTTTCGAAGACTTCGACGACTACAAGGCGCGCATCAACGACCCGGACCTGGACGTGGAAGCCAACGACATCCTGGTCATGAAACACTGCGGCCCGCGGGGCTATCACGGCATGGCAGAGGTGGGCAACATGGGCCTGCCGCCCAAGATCCTCGCCCAGGGCATTACCGATATGGTGCGCATATCCGATGCCCGCATGAGCGGCACGGCCTACGGCACCGTGGTGCTGCACGTGGCCCCGGAAGCCGCGGCGGGTGGACCGCTGGCCGCGGTACGCAACGGCGACTGGATCGAGCTCGACTGCGACAGCGGGCGGCTACACCTGGAAATCAGCGATGAAGAGCTGGCCTCGCGGCTAGCTGAAAGCGACCCCACGGCGGCCTCCACGTTGATCGCCAGCCAGGGCGGCTACCGCCAGTTGTACATCGAGCGGGTACTGCAAGCCGACGAAGGCTGCGATTTTGACTTTCTGGTTGGTTGCCGGGGGGCTGAAGTGCCGCGGCACTCGCACTGA
- the araG gene encoding L-arabinose ABC transporter ATP-binding protein AraG, with translation MSDAYLRFDGISVVFPGVRALDGVSFDAHAGQVHALMGENGAGKSTLLKVLSGVNRVAEGALWIDGQRHVFSNTREALREGIAIIYQELTLSPNMSVAENLLLGQLPTRQGFLSRRQLKEKAMSILADLGEGDIHPSTKVRELSIGQQQMIEIGRALLRDAKVIAFDEPTSSLSIQETRQLKRIVQRLRDEGRVVLYVTHRMEEVFEMCDAVTIFRDGQHIRTHEDMSSLNHDLLVSEMVGRDIDDVYGYRARQHGDVVLSVEGIEGRGLKAPVSFSVKQGEVFGLFGLVGAGRSELLRLVCGVESPKAGSVKFNGESRRFKSPGEAIRAGIAMCPEDRKSQGIFPVASVADNLNISCRRFFKRWGLFRHPGRERLNAESYIQQLSIKTPGPRSPIGKLSGGNQQKVILARWLAEEIDLFVMDEPTRGIDVGARRDIYSLLYDLADQGKSVVVISSDIAEVSSICDRIAVMRDGELVEVVPRESATPERLLGLALPA, from the coding sequence ATGTCTGATGCCTATTTACGTTTCGATGGTATCAGTGTCGTTTTCCCCGGCGTGCGTGCGCTGGATGGCGTGAGCTTTGACGCTCACGCCGGCCAGGTGCATGCGCTGATGGGCGAGAACGGCGCAGGTAAATCGACCCTGCTCAAGGTGCTGAGTGGCGTTAACCGCGTGGCGGAAGGGGCGCTGTGGATCGATGGTCAGCGTCACGTCTTCAGTAACACCCGGGAGGCGTTGCGCGAAGGGATCGCGATCATTTATCAGGAGTTGACGCTTTCTCCCAACATGTCGGTGGCCGAGAACCTGTTGCTCGGCCAACTGCCCACGCGGCAAGGGTTTTTGAGCCGCCGTCAGTTGAAGGAAAAAGCCATGTCAATTCTCGCTGACCTCGGCGAAGGGGATATCCATCCCTCGACCAAGGTACGCGAGCTTTCCATCGGCCAGCAGCAAATGATTGAGATTGGTCGTGCGCTGTTGCGTGACGCCAAGGTCATTGCTTTCGATGAACCGACGAGCAGTCTTTCCATCCAGGAAACCCGCCAACTCAAGCGCATCGTTCAACGACTGCGCGATGAAGGGCGCGTCGTGCTCTACGTGACCCATCGCATGGAAGAGGTGTTCGAAATGTGCGATGCGGTCACCATCTTCCGCGACGGTCAGCATATTCGTACCCATGAGGACATGTCGTCGCTCAACCACGATCTGTTGGTGAGTGAAATGGTGGGGCGCGATATCGATGATGTTTACGGCTATCGTGCTCGCCAACATGGCGATGTGGTCTTGAGCGTGGAAGGTATCGAAGGTCGCGGCCTCAAGGCACCGGTGAGCTTTTCCGTCAAGCAGGGGGAAGTATTTGGGCTGTTTGGCTTGGTGGGGGCAGGGCGCAGCGAGCTACTTCGGCTGGTGTGCGGCGTTGAGTCACCCAAAGCAGGCAGCGTGAAGTTTAACGGCGAGTCACGACGCTTCAAAAGCCCCGGCGAGGCGATCCGCGCGGGTATTGCTATGTGCCCGGAGGATCGCAAATCCCAGGGCATCTTCCCGGTGGCCAGCGTCGCCGACAACCTCAATATCAGCTGTCGGCGCTTCTTCAAACGTTGGGGGCTTTTTCGTCACCCCGGTCGTGAACGGCTTAACGCCGAATCCTATATCCAGCAGCTCAGTATCAAGACACCGGGCCCGCGTTCGCCTATCGGCAAACTCTCGGGGGGCAATCAGCAGAAGGTGATACTGGCCCGTTGGCTCGCCGAGGAGATCGACCTGTTCGTCATGGACGAGCCTACCCGGGGGATCGATGTGGGCGCGCGCCGGGATATTTACTCGCTGCTTTACGACCTGGCCGATCAGGGCAAAAGCGTGGTGGTGATCTCCAGCGATATCGCGGAAGTCAGCTCCATTTGCGACCGCATTGCTGTGATGCGCGACGGTGAGCTGGTGGAGGTAGTACCGCGGGAGTCGGCCACACCGGAACGCCTGCTGGGGCTGGCACTGCCAGCCTAA
- a CDS encoding arabinose ABC transporter substrate-binding protein, with the protein MRLTTNLTTTFTRLALGSAVMLASLGTAQAQDDEVKIGFIVKKPEQAWFINEQEAATELGEELGFDVVRLGGEDGQEVLSAIDNLYAQGAEGFVICPPDVRLGPAIMNRANQYDMKVVTVDDQFVNSSGEPMEDVPHLGMSGTKIGQQVGEAIADEMEARGWDPEEVAALRITNNELPTAVERTDGATEALLASGFPEDNIFDAPQQNSDTSSAFSAASPVLSQYGDYEHWVIYALNEESVLGGVRATEQYGIPAEDVIGVGINGSGAAFAEFSRENPTGFHGTVAVSSTMHGRQTAEDLYRWITEDKEPPANTETSGTLMTRDNWQEVREELGL; encoded by the coding sequence ATGCGATTAACAACAAACCTAACCACAACCTTTACCCGGTTAGCCCTCGGTAGCGCCGTTATGCTGGCGTCTCTGGGCACTGCACAGGCGCAGGATGACGAGGTGAAAATAGGCTTTATCGTCAAGAAACCTGAACAGGCTTGGTTCATCAATGAACAGGAAGCGGCAACTGAGTTGGGCGAAGAGCTCGGTTTCGATGTGGTGCGCCTCGGTGGTGAAGACGGCCAGGAAGTGCTCAGCGCAATAGATAACTTGTACGCCCAGGGGGCTGAAGGGTTTGTCATCTGTCCGCCAGACGTGCGACTTGGACCCGCGATCATGAACCGCGCCAACCAGTACGATATGAAGGTAGTGACCGTAGACGACCAGTTTGTCAATTCCAGCGGCGAACCGATGGAAGACGTCCCACACCTGGGCATGTCGGGCACCAAGATCGGCCAGCAGGTAGGTGAAGCCATCGCCGACGAAATGGAAGCCCGTGGTTGGGATCCTGAAGAGGTAGCCGCGCTGCGCATCACCAACAACGAATTACCCACCGCCGTCGAGCGCACCGATGGCGCGACTGAAGCGCTGCTGGCATCGGGCTTCCCTGAAGACAATATTTTTGATGCGCCCCAGCAAAACAGTGATACCTCTAGTGCTTTCTCAGCCGCATCGCCGGTACTTTCCCAGTACGGTGATTATGAGCACTGGGTTATCTATGCCCTCAATGAGGAGAGCGTACTTGGCGGTGTAAGGGCGACCGAACAGTACGGCATACCCGCTGAGGACGTTATCGGGGTAGGTATCAACGGTTCAGGTGCCGCCTTTGCCGAGTTCTCTCGTGAAAACCCGACCGGCTTTCACGGCACCGTGGCGGTCAGTTCCACTATGCACGGCCGTCAAACAGCCGAAGACCTCTACCGCTGGATTACTGAGGACAAAGAGCCACCGGCCAATACCGAAACCTCCGGCACGCTAATGACCCGTGATAACTGGCAGGAAGTGCGCGAAGAACTTGGTCTATAA